GGCAGGTCAGGGTCAGAGTCACCCCACAGCACGGCGGTCAGAGGAGAGCCCCAAGCCTCCGTCCCCCAACACCGCAGGACAAACAGGCTCCTGCCCCTTCCGCCACAGGGCCGGcgagtgggtgagtgagtgagacacaCGACACACAGTGAGTGTTAGAGTTCGAGCACCCCCTCACACTCCCCCATCCACTTACCACCATACTGCTGCCCTGCAGGGTCAAACAAACAGGCAGTTACACACAGCCCGGGGAGTCACTGTGCCCAACTGCCCCCCGCAGCCCAATACACTACTGCCCCATGGGGCACCTGATCACGTTGCCAACATTATCTCAGCCGATGCGTTTACATCAGACACAGACCTGTGATCCAAATAGGACTGGATAAGCACAGCAGATGTCCTGCGCAGGACACTGCTTATTACCCCACCACCCCTGAGTGACTGCCCCACGGAGAGCCGGGCAGGGAGACTGTGCAACTGTGACTGACCTTGGGGTCGGTGCGCAGCGGCGTAGCGTGCTTGAGGAAGGATTTGATGACAGAAGTGCGGCCCACTGAGCCCGGGGTCATCATGAGCAGCTGGTTCCTCTGGACAGTGTGCAGGAACGACTTCATGTGCGGCTTCATCGCCTGAGAGGGACAACAGATTAATAcattaacaaaaatgtccaatcgagaggaagccattcgccccatcatgcttgtttggtgtccattaataactcagtgatccaaggatcctatccaatctgtttttgaatgttcccaaattgtctcttcagccacatggctggggagtttgttcagattgtgacgcctctctgtgtgaagaagtgattattatctaaatccctctgaatagcctgtgctgccgagattgtatctgctgacccgcctattttagtatcatctgcaaatttgacaagtttgccaactatcccagagtccagatcattaatatagattagaaacggcacaggccctagtactgatccctgtggaactccactaacaacctcactccagttagaagcaactcctctaatcgactccctctgtttcctatacatcaaccagttcataatccatctacttacattaccctgaatgcctacagcttccaatttgaggatcagtctttggtgtggaaccttatcaaaagctttttggaaatctaagtttatcatatcatatgctttcacatgatctacagctgcagttgcatgttcaaatttttttaataaaattagcaagacatgatctgcctcgtctaaacccatgttgactatctccaagaatatggttttcattaagatgctcctctattttctgtctaatcattttctccaacattttacaggtgatgcaggtgagactgattggtctgtaatttcctggctcagttttgtcccctttcttgtggattgggatgacatttgccgtcttccagtcagttggcacatcccctgttctaagtgtcatttggaataatcgagttagcggcctataaataatttccctataaataagtactgttggaaatatcccatctggcccaggtgatttgtttgtttttaattctgctagtccctttagtacctcctcctcatttatcctgatctctcttagggtttgactggactggttgttaacctgtggcatgtcatctgtcttttcttttgtaaaaacctgtgaaatagtcatttagaacatttgccacatcttgttcgttttccaagatacctccatttttgccctttatctgtttcacttcctcctttattgaccgcttgctgttgtaatattgaaaaaagctctttgcattagttttagatccaagagctatgtttctttctatttccctctttgctttcctgatccctttcttaagatctctttggagctcaacatattctatgcattttgtttagtctccatccctcttgtatgcgctatacaacattttctctttACATCTTCTTGTATATTTCTAATAAACCATTCTGGGCAAtgatgttttttggtcctcagtgGACTACAGCACCCAGAGACGGGTCATTTTTCCCCTGGGGGGGCAGGACACTCACACTCTGGCTCTTCTTGGGGGGGCTGATCTTCTTGCGGGGGCTAGAGAACTCATCCAGCTGGGGGTCTGCTGGACCGCGCTTTGCACCCGGGCGCTGCCTGGAGAGACATAGACAGGACAATTACcgatgctttggcaatactctCTGGTCCTGCCAATAAAGCAAACTGAATCTAATACAGCACGAGCGTGTGAAAGAGAGTgagcgtctcagtgtgtgcgagtgagtgagtgagtctcACCGGAGGCTGGCACGGGTGACAGCTGGCTTCTTTGCACTGTcgtctgcagagagagaggagaaagtcAGAGGACAGGGGCAGGACAGCGAGGGGTGGGGCAGCGAGGGGGTGCCAATGTGTACCTGTGAGACCATCGGGGGGACTCTCTGTGGAGACGGGGGTCTGCGTCTGAGCGCGTGCGATGCTGCGTGTGGCTCGAGTCACTAGAGCCCCACCCTCGGTCGAcacctgagagagggagagacggtCACAGGAAGCTCTCGCCAGGTAGCTTAGAGGCCTGGTCTGATGCTCTAGCTTCAGTAACAAGACACACAGACGCGCACCTCTGGCACTTCCTCTGCCGGTGGGGGGCTAGTGGTCTCCAGTACAGCTGGCTGCTCAGGCTGCTCTCTGAAATGGGACAGAGTAAGTAAGACACACCCCCCAGCCCAGCTGCACCCGTCACCATCAGCATTAATAATTGGTCAGCAATAGGAGTAGCCACCCCCGCCAAGACACTCACCCATCCTCCTCGTCCGTCTCGATGCACACGTCCCCTAGAGAGGACACAGAGCAGCCCGTCAACATCCCACTGTGCTCTGCCCCCCGACCCCACCCCCCTCTCACACGCAATGCCCCCCCACTCACCGCTGGCCGTGCTGGAGGAGCGCGAGTGCCGGGAGCGGCTGCGCAGGCAGGACCGGCGGGAGGCACGGCGCACCGCCTGCTGGGTGAGGCTGTGTCTCAGGCCGGCCAGCGAGCGTCGCAGGGTGAGGGAGCGGCGTGCCGAGGACACGGAGTGGCGTGGGGGAGCGCGGGGCGTGGGGGGCTCAAGGTCCGGGCCGGCGATGGCTAGTTTGGACATGGACCGCAGCCCCTCAGCTGCCTCCGGCCCCTCCTCGCCCTCACACTCCTGCCCCTCCAGCCGCAGGTGTTGTTCGGCTGACAGGCGGTCCGTGGCCGAGATCTGGATCAGCGCTAGCTTGGGGTCctgaggggggggggcaggcaCTGCCTGCGTGGCTGCTTGGGGCAGGGGGGGGGCATCCTTGGagaccccctcctccccctctgctCCCTTCACCTCCTCCCCTCCCAGGTCCGGTTCTGCGGCAGCGGGGAGGGGGTTGCCGTGCTTCGGACGGGCCCCCTGCTTctcccactcctcctcctccacctcctccacctcctccacctcctcctcctcggccGTTGCCGCCTGGCGTGTGCTGCGTGCGCACAGGGGGACCTCTGGCTTGGCTCTGCGCGTGCTGCGTTTGGGCCGGGCCCCCCCCTCGGCCTCGGGGATGAGCTGCAGGACCATGGACCTGCGGGCCGAGGAGCGCCGCAGGTTACTGCGCTTCCCTTTAGAGAACCTGGGGGTACAGACCAGACGCTTGTTAGTGACTGTGCATTGCCCCCCTGCCCTGTTCATGCGTACTGGACCCCCCTGGAGCCTGGCGCTAGCAGAGAGTTACATACCGGTGGCGGTTCTGGTTCTCGTCCCGGCCCACAGACACTCGCCCGCGCCGGCCCGTCCGCTTCTGAGAGGGAGTCTTGGGCATCAGCTCTGGCTCTGCGCTGAaatcactgagagagagagagagagtcagtgcACCACATCATAGCACAAACCCCGCCACAGAGCACTCATGTGGTCCTGTCGCCCAACACCCCCCGGCCCACCTGGAGAACATGCGGCTGGCCTCCTGCTGGATCTCCTCCAGCCACACCATGTGTGTGTCGTCGATCTCACGCACCAGTTCCTGCAGCTTCCCCTCGAACAGGTGCATCAGCGCGCCAGTGGAGCTCAGCAATGAGTTCATCGCTGCGGCTGTGTGGGGGGAACATCGGTCAGTCCAGCGCTCCTGCACCTCAGTGGCGCTTCGCACAGGGCCACCACAAACGTGTcccaacatacacacacaacacgccAAGGACAGTGAGAAGTGCGAGCAGATTCGAGCTGACAGAAGCACCGAGTTCGTGAACGACAGCCCGGTGGCCCCTCAGCCGACCGCAGCTTGGGGCAGACCTCCCCCCGCTGCCTCCCTACACTGAACAGGCTGGAGTAATCGCATGCCATGCTTGGATTTTTTCAGATGCATCAAAATATGGGACACTTGTTTTAGTATTTCGGTCTGTAGATTTATTCAACATCAGATCTATTGTAGACATTAACCTCACCATGTATTTTAAACCCATCAAGTACATGTATGGCTCAGactgaaaacacattttaaactctttggCATTAGACCACTATGAGGGCCACATCTCCAGCAGAGTGGAGGTTTAAGAGTCTCCCGCATCGCTGGGCTGCTCTTCTCCCTGCTTTACACTTTGTCATTATTCACAGTAAGAAAAATACTTGTCAAATAATTACCACATTCTACATCATCACTATAATTAAAGAGAACAAAGTTCGTCTAACAGAATAATTAGCATCCCAGCTGATCGGACCCAGTGATGTCAGGGAGACGGTGTGTGAATGTAGGAGCATGTGAAATCAGTAAAGAGGAGTCcaggttacacac
The genomic region above belongs to Amia ocellicauda isolate fAmiCal2 chromosome 4, fAmiCal2.hap1, whole genome shotgun sequence and contains:
- the incenp gene encoding inner centromere protein isoform X5 produces the protein MNSLLSSTGALMHLFEGKLQELVREIDDTHMVWLEEIQQEASRMFSSDFSAEPELMPKTPSQKRTGRRGRVSVGRDENQNRHRFSKGKRSNLRRSSARRSMVLQLIPEAEGGARPKRSTRRAKPEVPLCARSTRQAATAEEEEVEEVEEVEEEEWEKQGARPKHGNPLPAAAEPDLGGEEVKGAEGEEGVSKDAPPLPQAATQAVPAPPPQDPKLALIQISATDRLSAEQHLRLEGQECEGEEGPEAAEGLRSMSKLAIAGPDLEPPTPRAPPRHSVSSARRSLTLRRSLAGLRHSLTQQAVRRASRRSCLRSRSRHSRSSSTASGDVCIETDEEDGEQPEQPAVLETTSPPPAEEVPEVSTEGGALVTRATRSIARAQTQTPVSTESPPDGLTDDSAKKPAVTRASLRQRPGAKRGPADPQLDEFSSPRKKISPPKKSQSAMKPHMKSFLHTVQRNQLLMMTPGSVGRTSVIKSFLKHATPLRTDPKGSSMVERERQRLEALKKKQEQEVERKKKMEEDKRKRVEELKKKRDERLRKVVEAREREEQKEEEKKKKIEQKLAQIEEKNDKLRVERQAEEKAKRKVASRRQEELEQRRRQEEEARRRKIQQAEEEERRQQEALARRRAEEEQDRVRRQAETRRAQEQREREREQERERAEQERIKEQQASAERERERVQALQREVEKAAREKQQREAEEKRKKEEGQKKATAVKVLNITVDMQPSQLKTPVGKAAAAALNVTVDVENSPQSYQITPKGGNRPVNISTNPEDYGMDQNSDDSTDDEGAPRKPIPSWAEGRQLQQAMLQQYFNPLDLDGHFGDIEPPKLEDIFYKSKPRYFKRTSSAVWHSPPRGGATAL
- the incenp gene encoding inner centromere protein isoform X3, which produces MNSLLSSTGALMHLFEGKLQELVREIDDTHMVWLEEIQQEASRMFSSDFSAEPELMPKTPSQKRTGRRGRVSVGRDENQNRHRFSKGKRSNLRRSSARRSMVLQLIPEAEGGARPKRSTRRAKPEVPLCARSTRQAATAEEEEVEEVEEVEEEEWEKQGARPKHGNPLPAAAEPDLGGEEVKGAEGEEGVSKDAPPLPQAATQAVPAPPPQDPKLALIQISATDRLSAEQHLRLEGQECEGEEGPEAAEGLRSMSKLAIAGPDLEPPTPRAPPRHSVSSARRSLTLRRSLAGLRHSLTQQAVRRASRRSCLRSRSRHSRSSSTASGDVCIETDEEDGEQPEQPAVLETTSPPPAEEVPEVSTEGGALVTRATRSIARAQTQTPVSTESPPDGLTDDSAKKPAVTRASLRQRPGAKRGPADPQLDEFSSPRKKISPPKKSQSAMKPHMKSFLHTVQRNQLLMMTPGSVGRTSVIKSFLKHATPLRTDPKGSSMVERERQRLEALKKKQEQEVERKKKMEEDKRKRVEELKKKRDERLRKVVEAREREEQKEEEKKKKIEQKLAQIEEKNDKLRVERQAEEKAKRKVASRRQEELEQRRRQEEEARRRKIQQAEEEERRQQEALARRRAEEEQDRVRRQAETRRAQEQREREREQERERAEQERIKEQQASAERERERVQALQREVEKAAREKQQREAEEKRKKEEGQKKATAVKVLNITVDMQPSQLKTPVGKAAAAALNVTVDVENSPQSYQITPKGGNRPVNISTNPEDYGMDQNSDDSTDDEGAPRKPIPSWAEARCPSHTDASLPRPAAPAGHAAAVLQPPGPGRTLRGHRAAQAGGHLLQEQAALLQTHQLCCVALAAPGGCHGPLSAPPRLHRRALPGIDRVCVCVSVSQPASRAVWFCIYVSVGWVGICVSVGPALSLYQCHCILEALRFFKEAVMIIKIFPLHCSVSCFTNNNFNNVA
- the incenp gene encoding inner centromere protein isoform X4; translated protein: MNSLLSSTGALMHLFEGKLQELVREIDDTHMVWLEEIQQEASRMFSSDFSAEPELMPKTPSQKRTGRRGRVSVGRDENQNRHRFSKGKRSNLRRSSARRSMVLQLIPEAEGGARPKRSTRRAKPEVPLCARSTRQAATAEEEEVEEVEEVEEEEWEKQGARPKHGNPLPAAAEPDLGGEEVKGAEGEEGVSKDAPPLPQAATQAVPAPPPQDPKLALIQISATDRLSAEQHLRLEGQECEGEEGPEAAEGLRSMSKLAIAGPDLEPPTPRAPPRHSVSSARRSLTLRRSLAGLRHSLTQQAVRRASRRSCLRSRSRHSRSSSTASGDVCIETDEEDGEQPEQPAVLETTSPPPAEEVPEVSTEGGALVTRATRSIARAQTQTPVSTESPPDGLTDDSAKKPAVTRASLRQRPGAKRGPADPQLDEFSSPRKKISPPKKSQSAMKPHMKSFLHTVQRNQLLMMTPGSVGRTSVIKSFLKHATPLRTDPKGSSMVERERQRLEALKKKQEQEVERKKKMEEDKRKRVEELKKKRDERLRKVVEAREREEQKEEEKKKKIEQKLAQIEEKNDKLRVERQAEEKAKRKVASRRQEELEQRRRQEEEARRRKIQQAEEEERRQQEALARRRAEEEQDRVRRQAETRRAQEQREREREQERERAEQERIKEQQASAERERERVQALQREVEKAAREKQQREAEEKRKKEEGQKKATAVKVLNITVDMQDDSTPQPEAPAHPAINITFDSQASGPSQLKTPVGKAAAAALNVTVDVENSPQSYQITPKGGNRPVNISTNPEDYGMDQNSDDSTDDEGAPRKPIPSWAEGRQLQQAMLQQYFNPLDLDGHFGDIEPPKLEDIFYKSKPRYFKRTSSAVWHSPPRGGATAL
- the incenp gene encoding inner centromere protein isoform X6, whose amino-acid sequence is MNSLLSSTGALMHLFEGKLQELVREIDDTHMVWLEEIQQEASRMFSSDFSAEPELMPKTPSQKRTGRRGRVSVGRDENQNRHRFSKGKRSNLRRSSARRSMVLQLIPEAEGGARPKRSTRRAKPEVPLCARSTRQAATAEEEEVEEVEEVEEEEWEKQGARPKHGNPLPAAAEPDLGGEEVKGAEGEEGVSKDAPPLPQAATQAVPAPPPQDPKLALIQISATDRLSAEQHLRLEGQECEGEEGPEAAEGLRSMSKLAIAGPDLEPPTPRAPPRHSVSSARRSLTLRRSLAGLRHSLTQQAVRRASRRSCLRSRSRHSRSSSTASGDVCIETDEEDGEQPEQPAVLETTSPPPAEEVPEVSTEGGALVTRATRSIARAQTQTPVSTESPPDGLTDDSAKKPAVTRASLRQRPGAKRGPADPQLDEFSSPRKKISPPKKSQSAMKPHMKSFLHTVQRNQLLMMTPGSVGRTSVIKSFLKHATPLRTDPKGSSMVERERQRLEALKKKQEQEVERKKKMEEDKRKRVEELKKKRDERLRKVVEAREREEQKEEEKKKKIEQKLAQIEEKNDKLRVERQAEEKAKRKVASRRQEELEQRRRQEEEARRRKIQQAEEEERRQQEALARRRAEEEQDRVRRQAETRRAQEQREREREQERERAEQERIKEQQASAERERERVQALQREVEKAAREKQQREAEEKRKKEEGQKKATAVKVLNITVDMQDDSTPQPEAPAHPAINITFDSQASGPSQLKTPVGKAAAAALNVTVDVENSPQSYQITPKGGNRPVNISTNPEDYGMDQNSDDSTDDEGAPRKPIPSWAEGASVAASQVFQIKHFPTAKSMYMRILIYITKN
- the incenp gene encoding inner centromere protein isoform X8; amino-acid sequence: MNSLLSSTGALMHLFEGKLQELVREIDDTHMVWLEEIQQEASRMFSSDFSAEPELMPKTPSQKRTGRRGRVSVGRDENQNRHRFSKGKRSNLRRSSARRSMVLQLIPEAEGGARPKRSTRRAKPEVPLCARSTRQAATAEEEEVEEVEEVEEEEWEKQGARPKHGNPLPAAAEPDLGGEEVKGAEGEEGVSKDAPPLPQAATQAVPAPPPQDPKLALIQISATDRLSAEQHLRLEGQECEGEEGPEAAEGLRSMSKLAIAGPDLEPPTPRAPPRHSVSSARRSLTLRRSLAGLRHSLTQQAVRRASRRSCLRSRSRHSRSSSTASGDVCIETDEEDGEQPEQPAVLETTSPPPAEEVPEVSTEGGALVTRATRSIARAQTQTPVSTESPPDGLTDDSAKKPAVTRASLRQRPGAKRGPADPQLDEFSSPRKKISPPKKSQSAMKPHMKSFLHTVQRNQLLMMTPGSVGRTSVIKSFLKHATPLRTDPKERERQRLEALKKKQEQEVERKKKMEEDKRKRVEELKKKRDERLRKVVEAREREEQKEEEKKKKIEQKLAQIEEKNDKLRVERQAEEKAKRKVASRRQEELEQRRRQEEEARRRKIQQAEEEERRQQEALARRRAEEEQDRVRRQAETRRAQEQREREREQERERAEQERIKEQQASAERERERVQALQREVEKAAREKQQREAEEKRKKEEGQKKATAVKVLNITVDMQPSQLKTPVGKAAAAALNVTVDVENSPQSYQITPKGGNRPVNISTNPEDYGMDQNSDDSTDDEGAPRKPIPSWAEGRQLQQAMLQQYFNPLDLDGHFGDIEPPKLEDIFYKSKPRYFKRTSSAVWHSPPRGGATAL
- the incenp gene encoding inner centromere protein isoform X7, whose amino-acid sequence is MNSLLSSTGALMHLFEGKLQELVREIDDTHMVWLEEIQQEASRMFSSDFSAEPELMPKTPSQKRTGRRGRVSVGRDENQNRHRFSKGKRSNLRRSSARRSMVLQLIPEAEGGARPKRSTRRAKPEVPLCARSTRQAATAEEEEVEEVEEVEEEEWEKQGARPKHGNPLPAAAEPDLGGEEVKGAEGEEGVSKDAPPLPQAATQAVPAPPPQDPKLALIQISATDRLSAEQHLRLEGQECEGEEGPEAAEGLRSMSKLAIAGPDLEPPTPRAPPRHSVSSARRSLTLRRSLAGLRHSLTQQAVRRASRRSCLRSRSRHSRSSSTASGDVCIETDEEDGEQPEQPAVLETTSPPPAEEVPEVSTEGGALVTRATRSIARAQTQTPVSTESPPDGLTDDSAKKPAVTRASLRQRPGAKRGPADPQLDEFSSPRKKISPPKKSQSAMKPHMKSFLHTVQRNQLLMMTPGSVGRTSVIKSFLKHATPLRTDPKERERQRLEALKKKQEQEVERKKKMEEDKRKRVEELKKKRDERLRKVVEAREREEQKEEEKKKKIEQKLAQIEEKNDKLRVERQAEEKAKRKVASRRQEELEQRRRQEEEARRRKIQQAEEEERRQQEALARRRAEEEQDRVRRQAETRRAQEQREREREQERERAEQERIKEQQASAERERERVQALQREVEKAAREKQQREAEEKRKKEEGQKKATAVKVLNITVDMQDDSTPQPEAPAHPAINITFDSQASGPSQLKTPVGKAAAAALNVTVDVENSPQSYQITPKGGNRPVNISTNPEDYGMDQNSDDSTDDEGAPRKPIPSWAEGRQLQQAMLQQYFNPLDLDGHFGDIEPPKLEDIFYKSKPRYFKRTSSAVWHSPPRGGATAL